A region of Saccharomyces mikatae IFO 1815 strain IFO1815 genome assembly, chromosome: 12 DNA encodes the following proteins:
- the TOP3 gene encoding DNA topoisomerase 3 (similar to Saccharomyces cerevisiae TOP3 (YLR234W); ancestral locus Anc_8.414): protein MKVLCVAEKNSIAKAVSQILGGGRTTSRDSGYMYVKNYDFMFSGFPFVRNGSNCEVTMTSVAGHLTGIDFGHDAYGWGKCAIQELFDAPLNEIMNNNQKKIANNIKREARNADYLMIWTDCDREGEYIGWEIWQETKRGNRRIQDDQVYRAVFSHLERQHILNAARNPSRLDMKSVNAVGTRIEIDLRAGVTFTRLLTETLRNKLRSHGGSKNDSQVVSYGTCQFPTLGFVVDRFERIRNFVPEEFWYIQLVVDNKDNGGTTTFQWDRGHLFDRLSVLTFYETCIETAGNVAKVVDLKSRPTSKYRPLPLTTVELQKNCARYLRLNAKQSLDAAEKLYQKGFISYPRTETDTFPHAMDLKSLVEKQAQLDQAPTGSAKTAWAPYAASLLLPETTSNNKFKFPRSGSHDDKAHPPIHPIVSLAPEANVSPVERRVYEYVARHFLACCSEDAKGQSTSLVLDWAAERFTASGLVVLERNFLDVYPWARWETTKQLPRLEMNALVDIAKAEMKTGTTAPPKPMTESELILLMDANGIGTDATIAEHIDKIQVRNYVTSEKAGKETYLQPTTLGVSLVHGFEAIGLEDSFAKPFQRREMEQDLKKICEGHAFKAEVVKDIVEKYRKYWHKTNACKNTLLQIYDHVKASM, encoded by the coding sequence TTCACGGGATTCCGGCTACATGTATGTGAAAAACTATGACTTCATGTTTAGTGGGTTTCCGTTCGTCAGGAATGGAAGCAACTGCGAAGTGACCATGACTAGCGTTGCAGGACACCTAACAGGCATTGATTTCGGCCATGATGCATATGGATGGGGGAAGTGCGCCATCCAAGAGTTATTTGATGCGCCACTGAACGAGATTATGAATAAcaaccaaaagaaaatagcaAACAACATCAAGCGCGAAGCCAGAAACGCTGACTATCTAATGATATGGACAGATTGCGACCGAGAAGGAGAGTACATAGGCTGGGAGATATGGCAAGAGACCAAGCGAGGCAATAGGCGCATACAAGACGATCAAGTTTATCGAGCAGTCTTTTCACATCTGGAAAGACAACACATATTAAACGCAGCTAGAAATCCAAGTCGATTGGACATGAAGAGCGTGAATGCTGTGGGAACACGGATCGAAATTGACCTTCGAGCAGGCGTTACGTTTACCAGACTCCTGACAGAAACACTACGAAATAAACTAAGAAGCCACGGCGGTAGCAAGAACGATTCTCAAGTTGTGTCCTATGGTACGTGCCAGTTTCCGACGCTCGGATTTGTAGTAGAcagatttgaaagaatacGAAACTTCGTTCCTGAGGAATTCTGGTACATCCAATTAGTCGTTGATAATAAGGACAACGGCGGAACAACAACATTTCAGTGGGACAGAGGCCATCTGTTTGACCGGCTAAGCGTGCTGACGTTCTACGAGACATGCATTGAGACCGCGGGCAACGTTGCCAAAGTCGTAGACTTAAAATCAAGGCCTACATCAAAGTACAGACCATTGCCCTTAACCACAGTCGAGCTGCAAAAAAACTGTGCCCGCTATCTGCGGCTCAACGCCAAACAATCACTAGACGCTGCGGAAAAGCTATACCAAAAGGGATTCATATCGTATCCCAGAACAGAAACTGATACTTTCCCACATGCAATGGACTTGAAATCCTTAGTGGAAAAACAAGCACAGTTGGATCAAGCTCCTACAGGAAGCGCCAAAACCGCATGGGCACCCTACGCGGCATCACTGCTCCTACCTGAAACCACAAGCAACAACAAATTCAAGTTCCCACGAAGCGGCTCTCATGACGATAAGGCACATCCCCCAATCCATCCCATTGTGAGCCTGGCACCTGAAGCAAATGTCTCGCCTGTGGAAAGAAGAGTATACGAATACGTAGCCAGGCACTTTCTAGCATGCTGTTCAGAGGACGCCAAGGGCCAATCCACATCTCTGGTTTTGGACTGGGCTGCTGAACGTTTCACCGCCTCAGGCCTAGTCGTCCTCGAGAGAAACTTCCTCGATGTTTACCCTTGGGCTCGCTGGGAAACCACCAAGCAGTTGCCGCGGCTTGAGATGAATGCTCTCGTAGACATCGCGAAGGCCGAAATGAAAACAGGTACTACGGCCCCACCTAAGCCGATGACCGAGAGCGAACTCATTCTCCTCATGGATGCGAACGGCATCGGCACTGATGCCACTATTGCAGAACACATAGACAAGATCCAAGTCCGCAATTACGTTACCAGCGAAAAGGCAGGCAAGGAAACCTACTTACAGCCAACTACTCTGGGCGTCTCACTAGTGCACGGCTTCGAGGCCATCGGCCTCGAAGACTCCTTCGCAAAGCCGTTCCAGCGCAGAGAAATGGAACAAgatctcaaaaaaatttgcgAAGGTCATGCCTTTAAGGCTGAGGTTGTGAAGGACATTGTGGAAAAGTACAGAAAGTATTGGCACAAGACGAATGCATGCAAGAATACTCTATTGCAAATCTATGACCATGTAAAGGCATCCATGTAA